The genomic region AAAATCCTTTTCCATGGTTTTTTTCAATCATATGGCACAATTCATGTACCACAACATAATCAAGTTGTTTCGGAGAAAGCATTATACACCTAAAATTAAATAACAAATCATTGTTATATGTACAACTTCCCCAACGACTCTTCTGGTCTTTTATTTTAATGGTTCTAGGCCTAATATCAATCTTAACATTATAAAATAATACCCTGCTTTCAATTATTTCAAAAGCCTTTTTTATATACCAATTTTTAATAACCTCATATGCCCTGTCATTATGCCGGATTTCCACAATAATACTTTTTTCACTTATATAAACTTGATTTCTTTTTATGTCATTATTGTCTATTATTTTTAACCTATACAAATTCCCCAAATATAGTATATTATCTCCATCACAAATATCCTTGTCAATCCCAGCGATTTGAGCATTTTTGACTTCTGAAAGTTTCTTAATTATCCATGCCCCTTTTTTTCTAACAATTTCCTCTACCCTATCATTTGAAATTCCATAAGGAACTACTACTACAACCTTATCTGACTGTTCAATTCTTATTTCAGCTGTCTTTCGTTTACGTTTTATAACAGTGTAATCGATAAATTGATTACTGTATTCGATTCGGAAAGTCATTTTTTTCCTCCATTTGTTAGTTAATATAATAATTAAGCTCTAAAGATAAAAAAATTGCTTTAGTAATGCTTTATTATACTTAACTTAACAAAATTTATCAATAAATATTACCAAAGTAAAATACCACTGCTAAAATTAATATTAAATGGATAGATTATATATATAAACTTATTGGAGGGGATAACGTGGAAATGAGATGGAGCCTAGATAGCCTTTATACTTCATTTGATAGTGAAGAATTTGGTGAGGACTTAAAAAGAATTGATCAAATGATAGGCGGAATTAAAAATTGGACTGAAAAAAATTTAATAAGTGAAGAGGAGCCTGGTAGAAAGATTGAAGATCATTTAAAAATGATGATAGATTTTAATGACACTTATACAAAAGTTATGGCATACGCAAGTTTAACCTCAAGCGTTGATGTTAGAAACGATAAAGCTAAAAAAATAATTGATAACCTTCAGGAAAAATATGCAGAATTAACATATCCAATAGTCAAATTTCAAAAATGGTTAGCTTCTTTAGGAGACATAAGTAAATACCTTGAATACTCAGAGCCCCTTAGATTACATAGATTCTATTTGTATGAATTGATAGAAAACCATAAGTATACTTTAAGTGATGACACTGAGCTATTAATTGCAAAAATGTCAAATACAGGCTCAAGAGCATGGTCAAAACTACAGGAGCATACAACCTCTACTCTTCTAGTTGACATAGAAATTAATGGAGAAAATAAGCGACTACCCCTACCTATTGTTAGGAATATGGCATATGAAAGAGAAGAAGAAATTAGAAGAGCTGGGTATGAAGCTGAACTTAAGGCCTATGAAAAGATAGATGAATATTCCGCAGCTTCGCTTAATTCGATTAAAGGTGAAGTATTAACAGTTTCAAAAATGAGAGGGTATAAATCTCCCCTACACCAAACTATTATCGATTCAAGAATTGATGAACAAACTTTAAATTCTATGCTCGAGGCAATGAAAGAATCTATTCCTTCTTTTCAGAAATATTATAGAAGAAAAGGAGAAATACTAGGTTATGAAAATGGTCTTCCTTTTTACAACCTATTTGCACCCATAGGAAATGTTGATATTAAATTTACATACGAGGAAGCTAAAAATTATATAGTTAAAAACTTTAGAACTTTTAGTGACAGGTTGGCTGATTATGCTCTACATGCCTTTGAAAAAAAATGGATCGATGCTGAACCTAGAGATGGCAAAAGAGGTGGGGCTTTTTGTTCTAATATTCACCCAATTGGAGAAAGTAGAATACTTTCAAATTTTAGTGGTAGTCTAAGCAGTGTTGTTACTTTAGCCCATGAGCTTGGTCATGGATATCACGGACTATGTTTAAAGGATGAAACAATACTTAATAGCAACTATACAATGCCAATAGCAGAAACTGCCTCAATATTCTGCGAAACAATTATTATGAAAGCAGCCTTAAAAGAATCAACAAACGACCAAGCACTTTCTATACTAGAAACTTCTATTTCTGATGCAGGCCAAGTAATTGTTGATATATATAGCAGATTTTTATTTGAAAGTGAGCTTTTTGAAAAAAGAAAAGAACATTCAGTATCTGTTAATGAATTAAAAGAATTGATGATAAAATGTCAAAAAGAAGCTTATGGTAATGGTTTAGATAGTAAGTTCTTACATCCATATA from Serpentinicella alkaliphila harbors:
- a CDS encoding M48 family metallopeptidase → MTFRIEYSNQFIDYTVIKRKRKTAEIRIEQSDKVVVVVPYGISNDRVEEIVRKKGAWIIKKLSEVKNAQIAGIDKDICDGDNILYLGNLYRLKIIDNNDIKRNQVYISEKSIIVEIRHNDRAYEVIKNWYIKKAFEIIESRVLFYNVKIDIRPRTIKIKDQKSRWGSCTYNNDLLFNFRCIMLSPKQLDYVVVHELCHMIEKNHGKGFWNLVELIMPDYKNQRQQLKKIRIS
- a CDS encoding M3 family oligoendopeptidase, which codes for MRWSLDSLYTSFDSEEFGEDLKRIDQMIGGIKNWTEKNLISEEEPGRKIEDHLKMMIDFNDTYTKVMAYASLTSSVDVRNDKAKKIIDNLQEKYAELTYPIVKFQKWLASLGDISKYLEYSEPLRLHRFYLYELIENHKYTLSDDTELLIAKMSNTGSRAWSKLQEHTTSTLLVDIEINGENKRLPLPIVRNMAYEREEEIRRAGYEAELKAYEKIDEYSAASLNSIKGEVLTVSKMRGYKSPLHQTIIDSRIDEQTLNSMLEAMKESIPSFQKYYRRKGEILGYENGLPFYNLFAPIGNVDIKFTYEEAKNYIVKNFRTFSDRLADYALHAFEKKWIDAEPRDGKRGGAFCSNIHPIGESRILSNFSGSLSSVVTLAHELGHGYHGLCLKDETILNSNYTMPIAETASIFCETIIMKAALKESTNDQALSILETSISDAGQVIVDIYSRFLFESELFEKRKEHSVSVNELKELMIKCQKEAYGNGLDSKFLHPYMWVNKPHYYYAGLNFYNFPYAFGLLFAKGVYAEYLKRGEAFVEEYDKLLASSGKNYIADVADMVDIDIKSKDFWRSSLKLIEQDIEKFMDLSYKN